The Mycolicibacterium smegmatis genome has a window encoding:
- the infC gene encoding translation initiation factor IF-3, translated as MGLLVRPNIGGPISTETRVNERIRVPEVRLIGPGGEQVGIVRIEDALRVAADADLDLVEVAPNARPPVCKIMDYGKYKYETAQKARESRKNQQQTVVKEQKLRPKIDDHDYETKKGHVIRFLEAGSKVKVTIMFRGREQSRPELGYRLLQRLGADVAEYGFVETSAKQDGRNMTMVLAPHRGAKTRAKAAEQAERPGGPAPDEDAS; from the coding sequence TTGGGTCTCCTCGTCAGACCCAACATAGGAGGCCCCATCAGCACTGAGACCCGCGTCAACGAGCGCATTCGAGTACCTGAAGTCCGTTTGATCGGCCCCGGTGGGGAGCAGGTAGGCATCGTGCGCATCGAAGACGCTCTCCGCGTCGCCGCGGATGCCGATCTCGACCTTGTCGAAGTAGCTCCCAATGCCAGACCTCCGGTCTGCAAGATCATGGACTACGGCAAGTACAAGTACGAGACGGCCCAGAAGGCGCGCGAGTCTCGCAAGAACCAGCAGCAGACCGTCGTCAAGGAACAGAAGCTGCGTCCCAAGATCGACGACCACGACTACGAGACGAAGAAGGGTCACGTGATCCGCTTCCTCGAGGCCGGGTCGAAGGTCAAGGTGACGATCATGTTCCGCGGTCGTGAGCAGTCGCGGCCCGAACTGGGTTACCGCCTGCTGCAGCGGCTGGGCGCCGACGTCGCCGAGTACGGCTTCGTCGAGACGTCCGCCAAGCAGGACGGCCGCAACATGACGATGGTGCTGGCACCGCACCGCGGCGCGAAGACTCGCGCCAAGGCAGCGGAGCAGGCCGAGCGCCCCGGAGGGCCGGCCCCAGACGAAGACGCTTCGTAG
- a CDS encoding DUF1844 domain-containing protein has translation MTDQNVTPDAAEAQVRDLAEIPAVEVITRAAVMLMSAAAEKIGLSHENPDDSPHRDLDEARRLITALAGLVTASAEYLGPHAGPVRDGLKGLQLAFREASAAPDEPGQGPGEKYTGPVW, from the coding sequence ATGACCGATCAGAACGTAACGCCCGACGCAGCCGAGGCGCAGGTGCGCGACCTGGCCGAGATCCCGGCGGTGGAGGTGATCACCCGGGCGGCGGTCATGTTGATGAGCGCCGCGGCCGAGAAGATCGGGCTGTCCCACGAGAATCCCGACGATAGCCCACACCGCGACCTCGATGAGGCGCGGCGCCTGATCACCGCACTGGCCGGCCTCGTGACGGCGTCGGCGGAGTACCTGGGACCGCACGCGGGGCCGGTGCGCGACGGGCTCAAGGGCCTGCAACTGGCGTTCCGCGAGGCGAGCGCCGCACCCGACGAACCCGGCCAGGGCCCCGGCGAGAAGTACACCGGTCCGGTGTGGTGA